In Lactuca sativa cultivar Salinas chromosome 5, Lsat_Salinas_v11, whole genome shotgun sequence, the DNA window TGGAAACCGCAAGCAGGGGCAAAAAGGGAATTATCCGAAAATTGGAAATTCTGGGGCTTCTGCTGGAATTCGCTATCAAGGGTATAATGGGAATAATCAGGAAAATTTGGAATTTAGTTTTGATAGAGGTGGGAAGACAGGAGGTAAAAATGGGCAGGGGTATTATGGGAATATTGAGCCAATGAAAAGAAAGTCTAATGATTCAAAGATTGAACAGGGGCAAAGTTGGAAAAGTAACAAGGTTATGGGAAAGAACAAGGATGGGGGTGATGTTTCGGAAGTCAAAGGGTTTGTGGGGAATAGTTCTATGAGTCGGCCTGACCAGGAAGCTAAAAAATCAGAAGCAGGGGTAAATTTTAATGGTAACAGGCAGGGCTATATTCCGAAATCTGGTGCTCGATTTCAAAATCAATATTATGGCTTGCTTTTaaaatcaatttcattaattttatataagaaGGGTACAGCTGACCTAATTTTATATAAGAACTCTAGAACTGATACGTACCTTTCTCTTTGATAATTTCTTTTAAGATGACTATTGTTTAGGGCTATCAACAACACCGTCATCTCCGCTACCATAGTGTAATAAACAAAGCACCATTGAAGGCCCTTCATCCTCTTGGTGATTTGCATCAGTTTACCGAACATTACATTGGGAAAAAAAGGcatttttttcttgaaatgaGGCTATTGCAATGCTGTCTTGAAAAAAAGGCATGTTTTCTTCTCCAATAGAAATTGATATCACATCAGCTACTGCAGCATCAAGCCCGGTTAAGATGTCACTCTCTGGCCAATCTAGACCAAAACATACTTTATAAACCGCCAGATGAGCATAAGGTGCCATCCCAACGGCTAATATTTCACTCTCTGGGCAATCTGGACAAAAAAGTAGACCATCAGTTGATTTTTTGTGATGGAAGTTTCGTTTGAGCAATTCAACGAACAGTTGGCATGCATTGTTCgaacaaaaaaattcaaaaaactatAACAGATGATAGTTACACCAAATCATCCAGCATGGTTGATTAATCGATAGACCGACTCTCTATCTCAATTTATTTGTAATTACAAGGAGAGTGAAATAAAAAGGAAAGGGGGGAAGTGGTAGCATAGGAAAGAAAAAAGTTCAGAACTTTAAAATCATGTCTACGTACCTTCAAAATTGAAGCCAAAAAACTCAAAACTGCTGATTCGTGGCTTGAATCGTTGTTGTGGTGCGATGTTAGAATGGTGGAGTCCAAGAGAAAACACAAATTATGATGGGTAGCTATCGTTATTGGTAATGCATGATTCATCAAAAGCCCTAGTTCTTCGGTCAATCGTCTATTTTGTGAAAGAAGATATTACCATTGCAAATGCGTTATGTCTGATTAGGGTTTGCATAGAGAAGGAGTGAAAGTCGATCGTAGAGGAAGGGGTTTGTAGAGAGAAGGAAGGGAGAGAATGAAAACGATCTAGCGGGTGTAGAGAGTACAGAGGAAGAGGAAGGAGgatgttcaaaattttgggggaagGAGAGACGAGAAGGTTGAGGTTTCGATTAGGAGTTGTTCAACAGGTAGCTTCAATTGACGGTTGATGAGTCGTAGTTGTCGATCAGCGCTACAATCGAAAGGAGTTGCAATCACTGAACCATTTAACGCGAGGATCAGGTTTGAGACTAGAAGAGGCAACGAGGATTGGAGGCAATGGATGTGGGTGAGGGTGGAGACGAGGGAGAAGAAGGCgggggtttaaaaaatttggggatttcattttccctctaagCAGAAGTGAGAagcgcgtttcttaaaaaaatataaaacgacattcataGACGACGCACCTTTTAgctaaagtgccctccgtgttttttatttttttacattagacactaatttaagggcacgcaataatgcgcgacctaaatccttaaattttttgaagagatgacacttatTTAACgttactctcttttgcgtaacatctATCTCCGAGTGTCgttgtttgcgcgtcgtaaaagggtctttttcttgtagtgttaaaTTTTCTGCTACAACAAAATAGATGTCGGATCTAAGGTATCCTTCTTGTTACAAATCATTGACTCTTCAAATTcctgggagtcaggatgttacaattctcccccactagaatcagacttctccctcgaagtcatCCTCTGGAAACAGCTCTGggtactgctcacgcatctcggactccggctcccaagtctactcagatcccttccgatgctgccactaaacCTTCAACAAGATCACCTTCTTATTCCTCAAGACCTTCACCTTCTTATCTAAAATCGCCACTGGCTTCTTAATGTAGTTCAAGCTATCATCAACCTTAATATACTCTAACGAGACCCATGTCGTCTCgttggctacacacttcctcggctgggacacatggaaggtgttatggatctggctCAAGCTCAACGATGCAGGCAGCTCCAACCAATATGCTACCCTACCCACTCGAGCAATCActctaaaaggaccaatgtatctaggGCCCAGCTTTCCCCACTTTCTGAATCAGAtcaccctttccatggggatactttTAGGAGGACAaaatcaccgacctgaaattctagcaTGGAACGTCTCGGATCTATGTAACTCTTCTGAAGACTCTACGCCAtcagcaacctctgtctgacctgctggatttgCTCTGTCATCTTAAGCACTATCTTAGTGCTCCCTATCACTCTCTGCCCGATCTATCcgcaacagatgggagtccgccacctcctcccatataaaagaTCAAAGGCAGTCATACCGATACAAGAGTGATGGcagttgttgtatgaaaactcagccaagggcaagtaagtgtcccaactcccaccgaaacccataacacatgcacgtagcatgtcctcaagcatctagatcgttcgttcgctctgccCGTATGTCTATGGGTGGTATGCGTCGCTGAAATGCagtcgggtacccaactcctcatgaaatttcttccagaacctggaagtaaaacgcacatcccgatcCGACACTATCGATGTTGATACACCATGTCGTTTcaccacctctcgaacatagACCTTGGCCaatttctccgcagaagagcACTCAATTATatccaggaagtgagcactcttcatcaGCCGATCTACTATCACCCATATCGCATCGACACCTCGAGCAGTCCTTGGtaacttggtaataaaatccatgagaTATGTTCCTATTTCCACAGGGAAGtctccaaaggctgcaacttgccatgggGACGATGGTGCTTTGCCTTGACCTAACAATAGGTCAAACATCTCTTGACTACCCATTCcatatctctcttcatacagggctaccaataatcctttttcaagtcaaaatacatctttgtggccccaggatggatcgaaaatctaaacctatgggcctcctccatcagaatacaTCAAGCCCCACCCGTATATGGCACCCATATCCGCccatggaaggtcataagcccccgactatcagtCTCAAACTCAGAAATCTGCCCAATCACCCACTCTTTCTTACAGTTATTTGGTCTCATGGCCACCGCTTGGGCCTCTCAGATGGGATCTAAGACTGGAGACATCACCTTCATCCTGATACACACATCTCGGATCGGAGCACTTGCTGCCCTACAacttagggcatcggctaccacattagccttgctagGGTGATACAAAATCTGACATTTATTATCTTTCACTACATCTAGCCACCTTCACTGTCTCATATTCAGtttgggctgatccataaggtattttaggctcttatggtccgtgtatatggtacatcggaCACCATAAACATAGTGGCGCCAAATCGTGAGGGggaataccaccgcccccaattccAAATTATGGGTGGAATACCTCGTCTCGTGAGGGTTTAGCTATCTCGACGCATATGATATCACATGCCTCCTCTGTATCAACATGGTACCCATTTCCGAAATTGATGCATCActatagactacgaagtcctctactccctccggaagggctaacactggtgcttcgcacaatctctggcgaagagtcttgaATGaagcctactgctcaggcccccaaacaAAGGTAATAACCTTCCTATTCAATCCactgagaggaacaacaatcttggagaaatctctaataaacctccgatagtaacCTGCCAGACCccaaaaactcctgatctcggatggggatctcggcacctcccatcgcatcattgcctcaatcttggccgggtcaaccaaaatcccacTCTGGTTAATGATGTGTACCAAAAAACGGGACCTCTCGTAACaataaatcacacttggagaatttggcataaagcctcttcaTCCTCAACACCCCCAATAATCTCCCAAAGATGATACTCGTATTGTTCCCTAGACATTGAGtacaccaaaatgtcatcaatgaacacgatcactgaccgatccaacattggcctacacactcggttcatgaggtccatgaacattgccggtgcattggtaagcccgaaaggcatcaccacaaactcgtaatgcccataacgagtccataaggccgtcttctggatatcttcctcGTAGactctcatatgatgatacccaAATCTCAAATCAATATTAGAAAACCAAGACACCCCCTACAACTGATCCAACAAATCGttgatcctcggtagtggataccagttcttgactgtcaacttgttcaactcctggtagtcgATACATATccaatgtgaaccatccttttcttgacaaaaaggatcggcactCCCCACGATGAGCTACTTATCCTAATAAAACCCTTTCCcaacaactcctggagctgcgaggataactcctgcatctcaggtgacGCAAgatgataaggtgccttggcaataggcgtcgccccgggaatcagatcgatcctgaactccacctgtttCTCAaaaggcacacccgacaattcctcgAGCAAAATGTCTGGAAACTCACATACTACTGGCACATCAGAAACAAAACTCGGCCTCTCAGTGGCAACTCGTGTATCTATCACATATGCCAAAAAGCACATGTATCCctactgtagactctgcctcgccctagcagcagAGAAGAAAGTTGATCATGATCTAGTTCCCTTGCCATAAACAGTAATTACTTCCCCACAAGGGTCTCGAATGGTCACCATCTGaagctcacagtcaatcatgaatccaaaccggctcaaccaatcgatgcccactatgacaccgacatcacccatcgctattggcaccagatctatcggaaactcaacatTGAAAATCTCTAAAACACATCCCCGGAATACATCAGTGGCAATAACCGCATGCTCATCGGCTATGGAAACCCTCAtcggtcgactcaatgcctcgtGTCTAATACTAATATGACGACTAAAGGATAAGgacacgaaagatcgactcgcacccaagtcaaataacaccaaggcaagcacaaaattcacaagaaaagtactggCAACAACATCAGGTGCAGCATGAACCTCCTCCGCAATCAGCTGGAATGCCCTCCCATGAGCTCTCAAAGCCTCGTCCTACTCCGACCGACCATCAGTAACGCACAAAGCAGCAGGAGCAAAAGCCTGGGTTAGACCCTGAGTGAGTTGAGGAGACTCTCCCTCCTCCCTGGTCTGAATCTCCAGCTCAATGTGTCTCCTCCTGGTATTGGTCTGTAACTCAGCCAATGTCCGATATGAtcagttcgccacgaactcccgaatatccctcctaaAAATGCTCAAGTATCAGCTCACATGTACCTGCTTAGTTGACATGTGCTTAGGgcagaacaacgccctctcatgaaacatccttgtAATCTTTTTCATTGTTTCTCTCTTCTGCTTGAAAGACAGTAACACCTgggccaatcgttccctctccacctggggaaaaTACTCATCTCTAAACAActaggtaaacctctcccaagtcactgcagcaTGATTCGCCGGAGTAAAATCagtcgtcacgaacttccaccagtccttcccTCCCAAGCAAAGCTAGTTCAGTGCAAACCAAACTCTCAAGTGCTTCGGGCATGAACgcatatagaaacatccctcaatgtcggagatccatctcatagcagaattcgggtcctgggtcccgtcaaactctggtggcttcgtctTGCTAAACtctcgaaacaacaacgagtcactcCCATGTGGCCTTACAGCTACCAAGGTTGCGGTAGCAGCAGCCTCATGGACAACAGCATATCGTTCATCAAAAGTCTCAGTcgatgtggtcttaatagacctgaACATCTCAGGAATGGCCTCTCTAATAGCTGCGGCCACCTCCTCATCAATGATCATGTGGATCTCGTCGTCATTGGTACCACCACCCCCGGGATTGTTGCGGGTAATCACCAtagtgtctctgaaacacaaaaacaaaatcatcatgGACTAGCTCAAATGCACACTTAATGAGCACCAAAAGCAAGTAATGTATTCAAAATAAGAAATAGCATGATAttttcataattagtcatatgttTAGTATACATTTTCATACATTTTTAGCTAATTATGTGCATAATGTGGACATaaggtacttaataatgcttaaattttgttttcagtccaaaaggcatgcttggaagtaaaaggaacaaggagaagcaattagagaccaaagaatgaagaaagGGGAACAAAAATACACTAACTTAGCGAGTCcgcgaggctactcggcgagtacttAAGAATATTCCCGAAGATAAGTCAAGACTCCTGGCAAAAAATGGATTCCATGCATCTACTCGGCGAGGTggccgatctactcgccgagtatcccCTGTTTGGTGATAATTATAAATATCGAGTCTTTATCCGAATGGGGGGAGACTTCTGGAATTTTGGGAGCTGCACCCGCGATTGAAGAACCCTTTGGAGAGCTGAGAAACCCTAACCTTTGATCCTTTGAAGAATCAAGGCAATTTAGGTTATACATTCCACTTAATCTTAGGAATTAAGCATGTCCAGCCTAGTTGAATTtgtttttgagtttgtttttactGTGACTATGAACTAATtcgttttgtttctgtttggggaagaccaagttactcctatggttttattattactttttgattgattgtttattggtgatcttATTAAATTAAGTCTGTTAatgaaccttatgcattaaccacaactattttttgttaattggaagacaattaagctgcttGAACATCttttagttgttaacctcatatgtttatgtgaacactttatcatatgcctaggaataatgaatttgaaactaggattaattagagaatgggtaaattaatgtgtgcgcttgtttgagaaaccaacaagcaagaggttaattgaaacaccaacttgattaaccaattacaaatcttatttaatcaaaataattgaactagagaattaattagtttaaacaattggccactgcttgaattgattaattatCTAAGGGTTAttagtaatgaacatgaacctaaccactataattggtaaccaataacaattTATCTATCATACAAATAACCATAAGAGTGAATTGGTTGGACCTAAACAGAAACTCTTTATTAAATTTGGTGAATTTGTTATTTGTCTCAGTTGCttagttaattaagtgtttacgtggtatgtttaagtttctagtcttgtaaaactatagaaaaacccttttacttttattacttgcttagttaaaattagttattagtttaatttccgttccctgagttcgacaccctacttatccagctataccactaaaagacaggttcactgcttTTGTGTGCTTAATTTATCAActaaaagtaggaataaaaccagtgcattttatacacatcaagtttttggcgccgttgccggggaacggctctaaaattaagtctaattcctaattttatcgatcctttgtgtgagtttttCTTGCACAAAGTTATTTTTCAGTAATACAGTAAGTAGGTTAGGTTTTAGAAATTATTAGTTCTTTGTAGAagtcttttaattaattttaactttttttagtTGCCTGCTGTTTGCCAAATTTTTTCCGTTTTCGTTCTGTTTcagttttttgttctttttacgtgtttttcttctttgtttgtagttgtttcatgacccgaggactGATACACCTCTGGTTCCTCCTATCGAAGACCCGGAATCCACACTAAGGAGGAACAAAGGAAAAGCCGTTGGAGAATCCGTTTCCTCAAATAATTCGCCACTAAAGAACCTCAAGTCAGTTTTCAAcaagaagaagagcagcaaatcaggagcatcgaGCGCCTCTTTAACAATTGAAGACTCGATTAAAGAAGACAccagtacgagaccgaggaagaagaagaacctacATACGAGCATGAATCTGATTTTGAGGACgatttagctatcactatggcttatatcgatgaagtccccatgggggaatagaagaagaggatgcgcgatgacactggcccgggacttgtgtAGCCCACAATTCCTGCAACTTCTACTTTTGAGCTCAAGGGTCATATCCTAGCTTTACTTAAAGAAATCCCTTTCACTGGCAAAGATCACGAAGATGCCTATAGGCACTTGGATGAAGTTAATTATGTAGTTGATTATTTCAATGTTCCCAACGTGCCTCGGGAAACTCAGCTACTTCGCATGCTTCCGGTTACTTTGAagggtgctgcaaaggattggctcaagtcactcccccccccccccagatcCATTACTACATCGGCCTAactgaaagaagagttcattgatCAAATCTGCCCACCATCCAAGATATCTAAGCTCAAGAAAGCCATAACTAAttttgaacaacaagctggagagtcaCTATATGAAGCTTGGGAGAGGTACAAGACCTTCCTAAGGAACTGCCCACATCACGACCTCAATAGTCATCAAGaagtctccatcttttatgatggagtaaaTGTTACAACAAGGCAACTACTTGACTCGCAAGGTCCACTTACAAAGAAGGAACCTCCAGTAATAAAgcagctaattgaagaattctctaagcattctagagaataccataaTCCAAGAAATGATGTAACAAGGGGATCTGCCTATGCAGCTTCAGAAGACATATCAGCAGTAATGGCCATGTTAAAAAACATGATAAGAGGATGGACAAAATAGACCAAACGATACATGCTATACAGGTGGGGTGTGAAAACTGCAATGGGCCTCATCTTACTAGAGACAGCGACTTAGATGAAAATGGCAACAAGAAAGTGCAAGTATGTTACTCAAGTGGGGACTGATATGATGAAGATTGGTGAAAACCAAAGAAAGAGTGGCTCCCTTATGAACAGTACAAGAAGGCTAAGGATGAGAAGTATAGGCAGAAAGGAAGAGGTTTTTATCAAAAGGAGGAGTCAGCTCAAGAaagaaaaccaagtttggaagAAATGCTTACCAAATTTGTAGCTGCTTCAGAAAAGAGACATAGTGATCATGATGTTGCAATTCAAGAAACAAGAACGATGCTTAGAAACCAGCAAGCATCTATTCACAACATAGAAACACAGCTAGGGCAACTTGCTTAACAAATCAACCAAAGATCATCGGGCGAACTTCCTAGTAAAACTGAAAATAACCCACGAGGCGCGCACATAAATATAGTAACAACAAGAGGTGGAAAAATAATCACTCCTCTAGCCCCTATTCATAATGAAGCACCCGAAGAATTACAGAAGGATGATGCAGAAAGTCAAGACCAAAATCAAAATCTTCATGGAACAgagcctactcgctgagtctagaatatggactcggcgagtccactgccaAACCCGAAAGATCAGATCCCTGAAAATCCCTATTAGCCTCCATTGCCATATCCAACCCGAGCTAAGAGAGAGAAGCAGGAAGAGGAGTACCAGAAGTTTCTTGATCATATCAAAgctcttcaaatcaacataccCTTCATCGAAGCTGTCGCACAAATGCCAAAATATGCAAAATTCCTTAAGGAAATTCTCACGAATAGAAGGAAGATAGAGGAAGTGAAAAAGGTAGTTCTTAATGAAAACTGCTCAACTACCATGCTAAATAAGCTACCAAAGAAGAAGGGTGACCCGGGGAGTTTAACTTTGCCTTGCCAATTTGGTAACTTGGCTACCATTCATGCTTTGGCCGATTCGGGAGCAAGTGTAAAACTCATGACATATTCATTCTTCAAGAAGCTGGATCTCCCAGAACCAAGGCCAATTCGTATGGCGATTCACTTAGCAAACAAGAAAGTCACTTTTCCAAGAGGCATATGTGATGACTTACTGGTCAAGGTGGACAAGTTTGTATTTCCCGCAGATTTCATAATTCTAGATATGCAGGTGGATCCTCAAGTCCCGATCATCCTTGGAAGACCCTTCCTCAACACTGCAAGTGCTATAGTAGACATGAGGGACTCGAAGCTTACTTTATGGGTAGGAGATGATTCAGTCACTTTTGGGGTTGATCAAGCTATGAAGTATGCAAGGAATAGTTATGACATGGCATTCACAATTGACATGCTTGATAAATTAATGGAGAAATGCAAAAGTGAATATCCCAACAAGTCCACAATTTTTGATGAAGAATTTGATGCTGAAAAAGACTTAATGGAGATCGAGAGGCTGCTGGAAGAAGCTGAGTTTGAAGAATTGATGAAACAATCTGAcagatcaactcgccgagtagtgccgatctactcgccgagtccaagcgaaGGAAAAATGGAATTCGTGAATTCAGctgcaaactcgccgagtcccttacctGCACTCGGCAAGTACAACCAACAGAACCCAAAAACCGAGCTCAAAACGTTACCAAATCTAAAAAGGAAGAACTAGTTCAAGTTTTGAAGAAGCGAAAGCAGGCCATAGCATGGAGCATTACCGACATCAAGGGAATCAGCCCCTCTTATTGTTCTCACAAGATTAATCTGGAAGAAGGAGCAAAGTCAGTTGTATAGCACGAAAGACGATTAAACCCAAATATGCAAGAAGTGGTCAAGAAGGAAGTGGTCAACCCTTTAGATGTGGGGATTATATATTCCATTTCCGACAGTCCgtgggtgagtccggtccaagtggtgcccaagaaaggagggatgacggTCTTAACCAACGAAAAGAATGAGCTTATTCCGATACGAACGATAACCGGTtggagagtgtgcatcgattatcgaaagctaaacgatgccactcgtaaagaccatttccccttaccttttattgatcaaatgttagAAAGATTATCGGGTCATAGTTATTATTGCTTTCTAGACAGATTTTCGGGTTAtttccaaatacccatagacccaatggaccaagaaaagaccacattTACTTGCCCAAGTGGGACTTTTGCTTACCGACGCATGCCCTTTGGGC includes these proteins:
- the LOC128134098 gene encoding uncharacterized protein LOC128134098 yields the protein MPKYAKFLKEILTNRRKIEEVKKVVLNENCSTTMLNKLPKKKGDPGSLTLPCQFGNLATIHALADSGASVKLMTYSFFKKLDLPEPRPIRMAIHLANKKVTFPRGICDDLLVKVDKFVFPADFIILDMQVDPQVPIILGRPFLNTASAIVDMRDSKLTLWVGDDSVTFGVDQAMKYARNSYDMAFTIDMLDKLMEKCKSEYPNKSTIFDEEFDAEKDLMEIERLLEEAEFEELMKQSDRSTRRVVPIYSPSPSEGKMEFVNSAANSPSPLPALGKYNQQNPKTELKTLPNLKRKN